One window of Candidatus Regiella endosymbiont of Tuberolachnus salignus genomic DNA carries:
- a CDS encoding class II holin family protein gives MDKVTTGATYAACAGSIFNGLLSSDSSEQWNAIGVLAGVLLAVLTYLTNLYFKIKEDRRKSRAGK, from the coding sequence ATGGACAAAGTGACCACAGGCGCGACCTATGCGGCATGCGCCGGGAGTATTTTTAATGGTTTGCTGAGCAGCGACAGCTCGGAACAATGGAATGCCATTGGTGTGCTGGCGGGCGTCTTGCTGGCGGTACTCACCTATCTGACGAATTTGTATTTCAAGATTAAAGAAGACCGGCGTAAGAGCAGGGCAGGAAAATGA
- the istB gene encoding IS21-like element helper ATPase IstB: MMEMENLLIRLKMDYLGDALESLCEEATKKALNYREFLQQALAQEWNGRHQKGLESRLKQARLPWIKTLEQFDFTFQPSIDRKIIRELAGLRFVEHHENVILLGPPGVGKTHLAIALAVKAATAGHRVLFMPLDRLCCTLMKAKQENRLERQLQQLCYARVLILDEIGYLPMNREEASLFFRLLSRRYEKASIILTSNKSFTDWGDVFGDHILATAILDRLLHHSTTLNIKGESYRLKNKRKAGMLPIKTTDIIQAPGIETQQEN, from the coding sequence CTGATGGAAATGGAAAACTTGTTGATACGGTTAAAAATGGATTACCTGGGCGATGCGTTGGAGAGTTTATGTGAAGAAGCCACCAAGAAAGCACTGAACTACCGTGAATTTCTCCAGCAGGCATTAGCCCAGGAATGGAACGGGCGTCACCAAAAAGGCTTGGAATCGCGGTTAAAACAAGCACGTTTGCCGTGGATAAAAACCTTGGAGCAATTTGACTTTACTTTCCAACCAAGTATAGACAGGAAAATTATCCGCGAGCTGGCGGGGCTGAGGTTTGTCGAACATCATGAAAACGTCATTTTGTTAGGCCCACCTGGGGTAGGGAAAACGCATTTGGCGATAGCGCTGGCTGTCAAGGCAGCTACAGCTGGGCATCGGGTATTGTTTATGCCTCTGGATAGACTCTGCTGTACCTTAATGAAGGCAAAGCAAGAAAACCGTCTGGAACGCCAACTTCAGCAACTGTGCTATGCCAGGGTATTAATACTGGATGAAATCGGGTATTTACCGATGAATCGCGAAGAAGCTAGCCTATTTTTCAGGTTATTGAGCCGTCGTTATGAAAAGGCGAGCATCATTCTCACATCAAATAAAAGTTTTACTGATTGGGGGGACGTATTCGGTGATCACATTTTAGCAACTGCGATTTTAGACAGGCTTTTACATCATTCAACCACATTGAATATTAAAGGAGAAAGCTATCGACTCAAAAATAAACGCAAAGCAGGCATGTTGCCTATAAAAACGACTGATATTATCCAGGCGCCTGGAATAGAAACCCAACAGGAAAATTAG